The nucleotide window TTTCGTCAAAAAGCCCCAGCGGCGGTCGCCGTTGATCAATCGAGGATATTGGCTTCGTATGCATGCGATGGCAGAGTCGGTGCGACAATTTATGAGAGAGCCTACGGGAAAGCCCAAGTTTGTCCTGAACTTGGGGTGTGGATTGTGAGTCGTAGCAAACCGGAAGCAACCGCTTGGTTGCAGAACCTATTGGTACCTGGATCGTATGCTAAGATGGGTTATCGTAGTGATCCCCTACCGTTCATTCTCCTCAGTGAAGATCCATCCCTGTGTAGAGATACGCAATTCGTCGATATCGATTATGAGAAGCTCATGATCAATAAGAAGACCGCCATCAAAAGGACCGATGAAATCACACAGGTTCTCCAGGATGTAGAGTTCCTATCCGACGAAAGCGCCGTGCAAATACGCAGCGCAAAATACCTAGGCATTGGATGCGATCTCAAAAATCTCAAAAAGTTGGACGATGTGCTCAGAGCCGAGGTCCTGCCCGCTGAGTGCTCAGTCCTCTTCCTAGCTGAGGTTTCCTTGACTTATATGGATGTCAAGTCTGCCAATGCGGTTGTCGAGTGGGCGTCAAAGTTGAACAACGGTACGGTGTCTATTCCGTGCAGCTCTGTGGCTGATTGCATGCAAACTAACGTCAACCCTCATAGATGCCAAGTTCTGTATTCTTGAGCAGTTCTTCCCCGACGGACCCGATCATCCTTTCGCCTCGACCATGATGAAACACTTCAAGAAGCTCGGAGCACCGCTGTACTCGATTCATGAATACCCTTCACTTAACGAGCAAGAACAGCGGTTCAGGAACGCCGGATGGCAGCAAGCCAATGCCAGAAGTCTGTGGGATCTATGGTCGGATGACGGATTTGTGACCAGTTCGCTGCGATCCTCCTTGGATGCTGTGGAACCGTTCGATGAATGGGAAGAATTCGCACTTTTTGCTTCCCATTACTTCCTTCTTGTCGCCTCTACATCACAAGGAGAAATAGATCGCAGCGCAGCAAAGCCCACGCAGGCCGAACAGGAAGCCGACGCATCCAACCAGTACGCGCTTCTTGCAAAGTACCCGGCGGGAGGTGGCCAACGCAGGTTCGGAGCGCTTGTTCCAGATGGCACAAACTCGGTCGGTTACCATGCCGGGCTGGGACGGCAGACGCGACTAGCAACGACGGATCTGTACGCGAACACAAGCGACGTCACCGGTCCTACCCTGCCTGTACCTTCCCGCGACATCCCAGCCAGGATGTGTCATACCGTAACACAGCTATCTGGTGGCGATTGTTTACTTGTTGGTGGCCGGGCTTCACCCGCTGCTGGTCTTCAGGATTGTTGGCTAAGACAGGGGACCCAGTGGCGTCCGACACATAACCTCCCAATCGAGCGGTTCAGACATAGTGCGATCAAAGTGAGCTTGAGCTCAGATTATGTCTTGGTCTACGGAGGAAAGACGAGCAATGGCACGACGCTGGACACCTGGTTGCTATGGAGCAAAGAGGACGGGTGGCAACCCGTTGAAACGGTCAATGGAAGCCCAAATGCTAGGTTCGGGGCATGCCTGGCAAGCATAGACAGTACGTCTGGATTCCTCTTCGGAGGAATTGGAGCGGATGGCACTATCGTGGAAGATTTCTGGACATGGAAGTTGCACCAGCGCAGTGACGGATCGTACTATGTGGAGTTGCACGATGGCACAGAAAAGTTGCAGAAAGCTTCACCCACCTTTGAATATCTCAGCCGCTTCGGCGCCACCCTCAGTTGCTCCTCCCGGGGGTTGCTTCTTATTGGTGGTATCATCCCTCGACAGATTGTGCCCTATGGAAAGGAAATCATGCTACTGAATACGAAAGCGATTGTCGAGTGCCTTACTGGCGACTCTGCATCGCAGTCTGGTAACATACTGTCTGCAATAGGGCTTGGGCTAAACTTTGGTGGGCCAAGACCTTTACTGGTCGGCCATGCGGCTCATGCCATCGACGCGGACGAGGTTTTGCTGctgggcggtggtgcagTTTGTTTCTCTTTTGGGACCTTTTGGACGGAAGGCACCTGGCTTCTAAAGAACATTGACACAGCTCTTGAGAACGAGTGGGGTCGGGTCTCTGAGATTGCGCAACCGTTGAAAGCTGAGGAGCCGTCAGTGGAGCCATCCAATGTGGACCAACAAAGCACCAAGGATGTCACATCGATTCCTCGTGTTAAGGTTGAAACTGCCGCGCAATTCCAACAGATACTTGTGGAAGGGAAACCAGTAATCATCGAAGGTTCCGACCTTGGTCCGTGCACCGAGCGTTGGACAAAGGAGTATCTCGCGGATGCTGTTGGCAGGGACCGCAAGGTAGAAGCCACCGACCCTGCTTGCCCTGAGAAATCTGGCTAAGAGCCTCTCGATAG belongs to Aspergillus luchuensis IFO 4308 DNA, chromosome 3, nearly complete sequence and includes:
- the PPM2 gene encoding tRNA methyltransferase PPM2 (COG:J;~EggNog:ENOG410PH6S;~InterPro:IPR041667,IPR029063,IPR003347,IPR015915, IPR007213;~PFAM:PF13418,PF04072,PF13854;~go_function: GO:0005515 - protein binding [Evidence IEA];~go_function: GO:0008168 - methyltransferase activity [Evidence IEA];~go_process: GO:0032259 - methylation [Evidence IEA]): MTAKKEAGPVKPATKKPAMATASTKAEKEADLVMGTNNSSIVSKRSVEMLYYPKPHFFRYFVKKPQRRSPLINRGYWLRMHAMAESVRQFMREPTGKPKFVLNLGCGFDPLPFILLSEDPSLCRDTQFVDIDYEKLMINKKTAIKRTDEITQVLQDVEFLSDESAVQIRSAKYLGIGCDLKNLKKLDDVLRAEVLPAECSVLFLAEVSLTYMDVKSANAVVEWASKLNNDAKFCILEQFFPDGPDHPFASTMMKHFKKLGAPLYSIHEYPSLNEQEQRFRNAGWQQANARSLWDLWSDDGFVTSSLRSSLDAVEPFDEWEEFALFASHYFLLVASTSQGEIDRSAAKPTQAEQEADASNQYALLAKYPAGGGQRRFGALVPDGTNSVGYHAGLGRQTRLATTDLYANTSDVTGPTLPVPSRDIPARMCHTVTQLSGGDCLLVGGRASPAAGLQDCWLRQGTQWRPTHNLPIERFRHSAIKVSLSSDYVLVYGGKTSNGTTLDTWLLWSKEDGWQPVETVNGSPNARFGACLASIDSTSGFLFGGIGADGTIVEDFWTWKLHQRSDGSYYVELHDGTEKLQKASPTFEYLSRFGATLSCSSRGLLLIGGIIPRQIVPYGKEIMLLNTKAIVECLTGDSASQSGNILSAIGLGLNFGGPRPLLVGHAAHAIDADEVLLLGGGAVCFSFGTFWTEGTWLLKNIDTALENEWGRVSEIAQPLKAEEPSVEPSNVDQQSTKDVTSIPRVKVETAAQFQQILVEGKPVIIEGSDLGPCTERWTKEYLADAVGRDRKVVVHDAQSDHMSFQTKNFSYTTKEFGAFLDEVHAGGRQYLRSISTEEPTKQPAKLAVDFPNLKDDFRLPEPFAMVVENEHSSPLRISGPVTLWLHYDVMANVLCQIRGEKRLILFPPSDVQYLQVPAGASSSTLNIFQNSVDGSIASVPHTTPHEAIMRRGDILFIPPLWLHTASPTGQVSVAVNVFFRNLSKGYAAGRDVYGNRDLQAYEKARTDLQKMAKSFDGLPPDMARFYLLRLAKELRDKAEA